The genomic window TTCCTCCTCTGGAAAATACGAATCCATTTCTTGTTATTTTACATAAAATCTCTTTTAGTTTCTAGTAATTCTTGTGTTATAATATGTTAGTTATAATAATAATAAAAACACTTAATTATGTAATTACAGGCAGGAGTGACCTATTTGAAAATACGTGAAGATATAAGAAACATTGCGATTATTGCCCACGTTGATCATGGAAAAACAACGCTTGTTGACCAGTTGTTAAAGCAAGCCGGTACATTTCGTTCAAATGAGCATGTTGAAGAGCGTGCGATGGATTCAAATGACCTCGAAAGAGAAAGAGGCATAACGATACTTGCGAAAAATACAGCGATCCAATATAAAAACACGAAAATTAATATTCTTGATACGCCGGGGCATGCCGATTTTGGCGGTGAAGTTGAACGGATCATGAAAATGGTTGACGGAGTTCTACTGGTCGTTGATGCATACGAGGGATGTATGCCGCAAACTCGATTCGTATTAAAAAAGGCGTTAGAACAAAATTTGACCCCGATTGTCGTCGTGAATAAGATTGACAGGGCCTTTGCCCGTCCGGAAGAAGTAGTAGATGAAGTGTTAGATTTATTTATCGAACTAGATGCAAATGAAGAACAGTTAGAATTTCCAGTGATTTACGCTTCAGCAATAAACGGAACTGCGAGCACGGATCCAACAAAGCAAGATGAAAACATGCAAGCATTGTATGATGCGATTATTGAACATATTCCTGCACCGGTCGATAATCGAGAAGAACCGTTACAGTTTCAAGTATCGCTTCTTGATTACAATGACTATGTTGGAAGAATCGGAATTGGACGAATTTTCCGTGGAACGATGAAAGTGGGTCAACAAGTTGCACTAATGAAGCTTGATGGTTCAGTAAAACAATTCCGTGTGACGAAAATGTTTGGCTTCTTTGGGTTAAAGCGTCAAGAAATTCAAGAAGCATATGCCGGAGATTTAGTTGCTGTTTCCGGGATGGAAGATATCTATGTCGGAGAAACAGTTTGTCCGGTTGATTACCAAGAAGCACTTCCATTATTGAGGATTGATGAACCAACATTGCAAATGACATTTCTTGTAAACAACAGTCCGTTTGCAGGCAGAGAAGGAAAATATTTAACAGCAAGAAAAATTGAAGAAAGACTTCGTTCACAATTACAAACGGATGTTAGTTTACGAGTTGAAAATACCGACTCACCGGATGAATGGATCGTTTCCGGAAGGGGAGAGCTTCATTTATCGATTTTAATTGAAAACATGCGGCGTGAAGGTTACGAACTTCAAGTATCAAAGCCTGAAGTCATTGTAAAAGAAATTGACGGTGTACGTTGTGAACCAATTGAACGTGTACAAATCGATATTCCTGAAGAGCATACTGGAGCTGTAATGGAATCAATTGGCGCCCGAAAAGGGGAAATGCTTGATATGATTAATAACGGGAATGGTCAGGTCCGGCTGTACTTTAATGTTCCGGCCCGCGGTTTGATCGGCTACACAACAGAGTTTTTAACGCTTACGCGCGGTTACGGAATTATCAATCATACATTTGACAGTTATCAGCCAATGCAGCCCGGACAAGTCGGCGGCAGACGCCAGGGAGTGCTCGTATCTATGGAGACAGGCAAGGCCACGACATATGGTATTATGCAAGTTGAAGACCGCGGCACCATTTTTGTTGAGCCTGGTACTGAGATCTACGAAGGCATGATCGTCGGAGAACATACTCGTGAAAACGATATTACGGTTAACATTACAAAAGTTAAACAGGCGACCAATATTCGTTCTGCGACGAAAGACCAAACGGCTACGCTTAAAAAGCCAAGAATTATGACACTTGAGGAAGCTTTGGAATACTTGAATGATGACGAGTATTGTGAAGTCACTCCTAAATCAATCCGCTTGCGCAAAAAGATTCTTGATAAAAATGAACGTGAAAGAATTGCCAAGAAAAAGAAATACGCCGAATTGGGTTAAAACCAAGGGAGGTGATGAGTAATGGATGTGACGGAGCGTTTGTCCTTTTTCGCCGCTTTATTTAAGGTAAATGAAAATCCCAAGACCGGTATGTGGATGTTGTATTTAACAATTGTCTTTTTATCCATCATTGTGTATAAGCTTGGTTTTGCAAAAAAACTTCCAATATTAAAATCATTCATTATTTATCTGTTTTTAATTTTAGGATGTACGATATTGACCTTCCTAGGAGCATTCCTCCCAGTTGCTGAAGGGCTTGTTGTTGCTGCCTTAATTTTGATTATTTATAAAATTCGTCTTCGTCAGGAAAAAAAACAGGAAACGAATTCAAACTAGGAGAAACAAATGAGGTCATTACAGGATGCTTTATATAATTGGCTGACAATCAAAATTGTAAGTGATGAAAGGCCTGATGATACGGCAGCAGCAGAAACGAAGGATCTTTTTGAACGAATATTAAAAGAGGAACATGGGATAGAGGAAATCGAAATTAAGAAAGATGAAGTGATGTATGTTTTGCATTATCGTAAAGATGAAGAACGGAAAAAAGCATCGTTTCCCTGTGAGCTTATTGAAGCAATGATTAACCAGATGAATGAAGAACCGGAAAAATACCCGAATTACCCTAAATAAGAACCATCCGCCTATTATAGACGAGGCGGATGGTTTTTCTTCATTTAAGTATAAGAAAGTAAATATTTCTGGACTTTGAAAACTGTCCAGCTCCAGCGCCTAGGCCCTCGAGGTCGCCTCACGCCTGCCAATGAAGTCAAAAAACGACTTCACCGGCAGGACCTCCAGCGCTTGTCGGGCCTGAGCGAGGCGCTTGCGCTTTTCTTATTACCACTCTTCATCTTGAGAACGAGGTTTATTAAGGCGGAATTTGCCTGAAGCAATTCTTGCTTTCGTTTTCTCTTCAATTCTCTTATCGCACTGATGGCACATGTACGTATGAATCGGACGATTTCTAAGCCGTTTTGCTAAATGAGATTCATCTTCAATAGTTTCAATTTTATCGCATAAAACACATTTTACTTTCATTTCAATTACACCTCTTATTGGCTCTATTTTCGATCAAATGCACTGTATTGCTGAGAAAAAAAAGATCATTAAACCCAGAAAACGCATTATAACTAAGAGGCTGGACAAAGTGATAGCGCTTATTTATTATATTATAGAACATCATAACGTTTCGAGGGAACAATGATCAGATATACTAAGTTTAAATTCTTGGATAACAGGTAAAGTAGGAATATGTCCAAAATTCAAGGAGGATTACAATAATGGCAAATCAAGTTGAACCTAAGTTAATAAAACCTCTATACGATGAATTGCAAAAAGAGCGCTTTGTTCTTCTCGCGACTATTGATTTTGAAACAGGAGGTCCGAATGTAAGTGCCATCTCCTGGGTATTTGCAAAAGATGATGAAACGATCTATTTTGCAGTTGATAACAGATCAAGAATTGTTCAAAACATAAATAATAACAACAAAGTCGTTATCAATATTATTGCGAATGAATCTACATATTCAATTAGTGGAGAAGCAAGTGTAAAACAGGAAAAAATGGAAGGGGTTCCGCTTAAACTCGCTCTCATTGAAGTAAAGATCAAGGAAGTAAGAGATGTTATGTTTTATGGCTCAAAAATTGTAAAAGAACCTGAATATGATAAAACATATGACAAAAATGCCGCTTCCCGTTTAGACAAACAGGTAATGGATGCAATGAGAAATGCTTAGTCGCAGAGACTAAGCATTTCTCATTGCAAAAAAAGAATATATTCAATCCAGATCTTATTCTTTCTGATAATTTGATTGTTTTTGTTGTTCTTTATCCAATTCTTTTTCTTGTGACTTTTTCAATTTGTTTTTCGGTTCTTCCGTTGCGTTTTTTGGTTTTGGATCAACCATATCAGCCGGCACTTCAGGCATAAGCCGCCCGGTAATATCAGAAAGTTCGTTCATGATTCCTTGTATTGGCTCCCCATTTTCAATATCCTGAGAAATTTCCCTCAGCCGTGCATTCATATCCGGGTCAGCAACTACAACTGCTCTTGCACCATAAGGATCGTGTTTCAGGCTTTCAGCGACTGAATATTTGATGGTGCCTACTTCAGATCTCTCGATATTAGATTGAACATCAATACCGACAATTGCAAACTTTCCAAAAACAACTGCCGTGGCGTCATTTACATCCGGGTTACTTGTGGCCAGTTCAACTAAGCGGCGGGATATTTCCTGCCCGGTTTTTCTATCAACTTCTTCGATAGCAGTGTTTTTCACACTTACTAAATTTTGCTTTTCTTCTGCTCCTTCGTTTTGTGTATTACAGGCTGCAATAGTTAAAAGTAAAAAAACTAAAAGCAAACATCTGTTCATATAGAACACCTCCGTCTTCATTAAAAAACCTATTAATAAACCGATCAAAAACAATATTTAAATAAAGGATTTACTAACAATTATTGTGCAAATTTTCGTCTATCTTTATTCGGGCAAACATATATTTTACAAAAGCACAATCCCACCCAGAAAATTTATTTTAGAAATAGAAGAGCGGGAGGCATCAGTTTGAGTAAAATATACGTGTTAGATACGAATGTCTTGTTACAAGAACCGTTTTCGATTTTCTCGTTTGAAGATAACGATGTGGTTATACCTGCTGTTGTTCTCGAGGAAGTGGATTCAAAAAAGAGATATATGGACGAGATAGGCAGAAATGCAAGGCAGGTTTCAAGACTGATCGACAGTTTTAGAGAAACTGGAAAACTGCATGAAAAGATTCCCCTTGAAAATGGAGGCACTTTAAGAATCGAACTGAATCATCGCTCTTTTCATCAGCTCCAAGAAATCTTTGTAGAAAAAACAAACGATAACCGCATATTGGCTGTAGCAAAAAATTTGTCTCTGGAAGAACAGACGAAAGAAAATGGGAAAACGGTCATACTAGTAAGCAAGGATGCACTTGTCAGAGTAAAAGCGGATGCCATCGGTCTAATAGCAGAGGATTTTTTGAGTGACAGGGTAGTCGAAGTTGATCATCTTTATACGGGTTTCTTAAATGTGTTTATTGATGCGGCTCTTTTAGTAAAATTCTATGAAAATGGAGAATTGCTTTTATCGGAAATTGCTAATCACCCTTTTTTTCCAAATCAATTTTTGATTATGAAAGATTCCCTCGGAAGTTCGTCATCTGCACTTGGGATTGTTGACCAGACAGGCAAAAAGGTGAAAAGGCTTGTTTTTGACCATGAACAAATATGGGGAATTCGCCCGAGGAATGTACAGCAGACTATGGCAATTGAGCTTCTCTTGCGAAGGGATCTGCCCCTTGTGACTTTAACAGGGAAGGCGGGAACTGGAAAAACGTTACTCGCTCTTGCTTCAGGATTATTGCAAACGGAGGATTTGCAGCAATATAAAAAACTTCTAGTTGCAAGGCCTATCGTGCCTGTTGGAAAAGATCTTGGATTTTTGCCGGGAGAAAAGCAGGAAAAACTAAGGCCTTGGATGCAGCCTATTTTTGATAATCTTGAATTTTTGTTCAACACAAAAAAGCCCGGCGAATTGGATGCAATTTTAGCAGGAATGGGCTCCATTGAAGTGGAAGCGTTAACTTATATCAGAGGCAGAAGCATACCTGATCAATATATTATTATTGATGAAGCCCAAAACTTGACAAAACATGAAGTAAAGACCATTTTAACAAGAGTAGGGGAAGGAAGCAAAATTGTTTTGATGGGGGATCCGGAGCAAATTGATCATCCTTATTTAGATGCGTATAACAATGGTCTTACATATGTTGTAGAAAAATTCAAAGACCAAACGATATCTGGACATGTGAAGCTTATAAAAGGAGAACGGTCAGGTCTTGCTCAACTGGCGGCGGACTTGCTGTAAGTTTTAAGGAAAGCCCCTTTCCGGCCATCTTTTGAATGATGGACAAGAAAAGGG from Bacillus methanolicus includes these protein-coding regions:
- a CDS encoding YlaI family protein codes for the protein MKVKCVLCDKIETIEDESHLAKRLRNRPIHTYMCHQCDKRIEEKTKARIASGKFRLNKPRSQDEEW
- a CDS encoding YhcN/YlaJ family sporulation lipoprotein encodes the protein MNRCLLLVFLLLTIAACNTQNEGAEEKQNLVSVKNTAIEEVDRKTGQEISRRLVELATSNPDVNDATAVVFGKFAIVGIDVQSNIERSEVGTIKYSVAESLKHDPYGARAVVVADPDMNARLREISQDIENGEPIQGIMNELSDITGRLMPEVPADMVDPKPKNATEEPKNKLKKSQEKELDKEQQKQSNYQKE
- a CDS encoding PhoH family protein, whose protein sequence is MSKIYVLDTNVLLQEPFSIFSFEDNDVVIPAVVLEEVDSKKRYMDEIGRNARQVSRLIDSFRETGKLHEKIPLENGGTLRIELNHRSFHQLQEIFVEKTNDNRILAVAKNLSLEEQTKENGKTVILVSKDALVRVKADAIGLIAEDFLSDRVVEVDHLYTGFLNVFIDAALLVKFYENGELLLSEIANHPFFPNQFLIMKDSLGSSSSALGIVDQTGKKVKRLVFDHEQIWGIRPRNVQQTMAIELLLRRDLPLVTLTGKAGTGKTLLALASGLLQTEDLQQYKKLLVARPIVPVGKDLGFLPGEKQEKLRPWMQPIFDNLEFLFNTKKPGELDAILAGMGSIEVEALTYIRGRSIPDQYIIIDEAQNLTKHEVKTILTRVGEGSKIVLMGDPEQIDHPYLDAYNNGLTYVVEKFKDQTISGHVKLIKGERSGLAQLAADLL
- a CDS encoding YlaH-like family protein is translated as MDVTERLSFFAALFKVNENPKTGMWMLYLTIVFLSIIVYKLGFAKKLPILKSFIIYLFLILGCTILTFLGAFLPVAEGLVVAALILIIYKIRLRQEKKQETNSN
- a CDS encoding pyridoxamine 5'-phosphate oxidase family protein yields the protein MANQVEPKLIKPLYDELQKERFVLLATIDFETGGPNVSAISWVFAKDDETIYFAVDNRSRIVQNINNNNKVVINIIANESTYSISGEASVKQEKMEGVPLKLALIEVKIKEVRDVMFYGSKIVKEPEYDKTYDKNAASRLDKQVMDAMRNA
- the typA gene encoding translational GTPase TypA, producing the protein MKIREDIRNIAIIAHVDHGKTTLVDQLLKQAGTFRSNEHVEERAMDSNDLERERGITILAKNTAIQYKNTKINILDTPGHADFGGEVERIMKMVDGVLLVVDAYEGCMPQTRFVLKKALEQNLTPIVVVNKIDRAFARPEEVVDEVLDLFIELDANEEQLEFPVIYASAINGTASTDPTKQDENMQALYDAIIEHIPAPVDNREEPLQFQVSLLDYNDYVGRIGIGRIFRGTMKVGQQVALMKLDGSVKQFRVTKMFGFFGLKRQEIQEAYAGDLVAVSGMEDIYVGETVCPVDYQEALPLLRIDEPTLQMTFLVNNSPFAGREGKYLTARKIEERLRSQLQTDVSLRVENTDSPDEWIVSGRGELHLSILIENMRREGYELQVSKPEVIVKEIDGVRCEPIERVQIDIPEEHTGAVMESIGARKGEMLDMINNGNGQVRLYFNVPARGLIGYTTEFLTLTRGYGIINHTFDSYQPMQPGQVGGRRQGVLVSMETGKATTYGIMQVEDRGTIFVEPGTEIYEGMIVGEHTRENDITVNITKVKQATNIRSATKDQTATLKKPRIMTLEEALEYLNDDEYCEVTPKSIRLRKKILDKNERERIAKKKKYAELG